The following coding sequences are from one Aeromicrobium duanguangcaii window:
- the kdpB gene encoding potassium-transporting ATPase subunit KdpB, translating into MSTTTLTDTTTKPEPTAAAATPLLTQAVRQLPEALRKLDPRHLVRSPVMFLVWLGSVVTTIAALATPDVFTISLGVWLWLTVIFGNLAEAVAEGRGKAQAASLRATRTDTRARLLDEHGTETLVPGTQLAVGDLVVVEAGEVIPGDGDIVEGIASVDESAITGESAPVIREAGGDRSSVTGGTKVLSDRIVVRISAAAGETFLDKMIALVEGTSRRKTPNEIALSILLVSLTLVFLIAVATLAPMATYAGAPQDLVVLVALLVCLIPTTIGALLSAIGIAGMDRLVRVNVLAMSGRAVEAAGDVSTLLLDKTGTITYGNRQATLFIAAPGVDDERMRDAARISSLADQTPEGRSIVELALAKGAADADLPTGAEFIEFTAQTRMSGVDLADGTRIRKGAGSAVSAWLGQTPSDDVTDTINAIARGGGTPLVIAEQDADGHGSVLGVVQLKDVVKPGMAERFAELRAMGIRTVMVTGDNELTARAISKEAGVDDFLAEATPEDKLAYIRKEQRGGHLVAMTGDGTNDAPALAAADVGVAMNSGTAAAKEAGNMVDLDSDPTKLIDVVEIGKQLLITRGALTTFSIANDVAKYFAIIPAMFVAAYPSLEALNIMGLATAESAILSAVIFNALIIVALIPLALRGVRFRAASATSVLRRNLTIFGLGGLVAPFVGIKLIDLLVSTIPGIG; encoded by the coding sequence ATGAGCACCACGACCCTGACCGACACCACCACGAAACCCGAGCCCACCGCCGCAGCGGCGACCCCGCTGCTCACCCAGGCGGTGCGCCAGCTGCCGGAGGCCCTGCGCAAGCTCGACCCGCGTCACCTCGTGCGCTCCCCCGTGATGTTCCTGGTCTGGCTGGGCTCGGTCGTCACGACGATCGCCGCCCTCGCGACCCCGGATGTCTTCACGATCAGCCTGGGCGTGTGGCTGTGGCTGACGGTGATCTTCGGCAACCTCGCCGAGGCCGTCGCGGAGGGACGAGGCAAGGCCCAGGCAGCGTCGCTGCGGGCGACCCGCACCGACACCCGGGCCCGGCTGCTGGACGAGCACGGGACCGAGACCCTGGTGCCGGGCACCCAGCTGGCCGTGGGCGACCTCGTGGTCGTCGAGGCCGGAGAGGTGATCCCCGGCGACGGCGACATCGTCGAGGGCATCGCCTCGGTCGACGAGTCGGCGATCACCGGCGAGTCCGCCCCCGTGATCCGCGAGGCCGGGGGCGACCGCAGCTCGGTCACGGGTGGCACGAAGGTGCTCTCGGACCGGATCGTCGTGCGGATCTCCGCCGCCGCGGGCGAGACCTTCCTGGACAAGATGATCGCGCTGGTCGAGGGGACGTCCCGCCGCAAGACCCCCAACGAGATCGCCCTGTCGATCCTGCTGGTCAGCCTGACGCTGGTGTTCCTCATCGCGGTCGCCACCCTGGCGCCGATGGCGACGTACGCGGGCGCCCCGCAGGACCTGGTCGTGCTCGTCGCCCTGCTGGTCTGCCTGATCCCCACCACGATCGGCGCCCTGCTGAGCGCGATCGGCATCGCCGGAATGGACCGGCTGGTCCGCGTCAACGTGCTGGCGATGTCGGGCCGTGCCGTGGAGGCGGCCGGGGACGTCAGCACGCTGCTGCTCGACAAGACCGGCACCATCACCTACGGCAACCGGCAGGCGACGCTGTTCATCGCGGCGCCGGGCGTGGACGACGAGCGGATGCGCGACGCGGCCCGGATCTCGAGCCTCGCCGACCAGACGCCCGAAGGCCGCTCGATCGTCGAGCTGGCCCTGGCGAAGGGCGCCGCGGACGCCGATCTGCCGACCGGCGCCGAGTTCATCGAGTTCACGGCCCAGACCCGCATGTCCGGTGTCGACCTCGCCGACGGCACCCGGATCCGCAAGGGCGCGGGCTCGGCGGTGTCAGCCTGGCTGGGGCAGACCCCCTCGGACGACGTGACGGACACGATCAACGCCATCGCGCGGGGCGGCGGCACGCCCCTGGTGATCGCCGAGCAGGACGCCGACGGCCACGGGAGCGTGCTCGGTGTCGTCCAGCTCAAGGACGTCGTGAAGCCCGGCATGGCCGAGCGATTCGCCGAGCTGCGCGCGATGGGCATCCGCACCGTCATGGTCACCGGCGACAATGAGCTGACCGCTCGGGCGATCTCGAAGGAGGCCGGCGTCGACGACTTCCTCGCCGAGGCCACCCCCGAGGACAAGCTCGCCTACATCCGCAAGGAGCAGCGTGGAGGTCACCTGGTCGCGATGACCGGTGACGGCACCAACGACGCCCCCGCCCTGGCGGCCGCCGACGTCGGCGTGGCGATGAACAGCGGGACGGCCGCGGCCAAGGAGGCCGGCAACATGGTCGACCTGGACTCGGACCCGACGAAGCTGATCGACGTCGTCGAGATCGGCAAGCAGCTGCTGATCACGCGCGGCGCGCTGACCACCTTCTCGATCGCGAACGACGTCGCGAAGTACTTCGCGATCATCCCCGCGATGTTCGTGGCCGCGTACCCGTCCCTGGAGGCGCTCAACATCATGGGCCTGGCCACGGCGGAGTCCGCGATCCTCTCGGCGGTCATCTTCAACGCGCTGATCATCGTGGCGCTGATCCCGCTGGCCCTGCGCGGAGTCCGCTTCCGCGCCGCGTCGGCGACCTCGGTCCTGCGCCGCAACCTCACCATCTTCGGACTGGGCGGCCTGGTCGCCCCGTTCGTCGGCATCAAGCTCATCGACCTGCTCGTCTCGACCATCCCCGGAATCGGCTGA
- a CDS encoding potassium-transporting ATPase subunit F, with product MSPESGLLIAVVVAVAAYLLVALILPERF from the coding sequence ATGAGTCCTGAGAGCGGTCTGTTGATCGCCGTCGTCGTCGCCGTCGCGGCCTACCTGCTGGTGGCCCTGATCCTCCCGGAGCGTTTCTAG
- the kdpC gene encoding potassium-transporting ATPase subunit KdpC produces the protein MLIYSLLTDLARQSAAGLRLLLVLTVLLGVGYPAAVWAVAQPMGDRAAGQPVRLDGKVVGSALLGQQFEGERWFHSRPSPNDHDTLASAPSNLGPSSEDLMSAIAERRATVAAAEGVDPEQVPADALTASGSGLDPHISPRYARLQAPRVARANGLETRDVLGLIESSTSGRHWGFLGEPGVNVLQLNLAIARERP, from the coding sequence ATGCTCATCTACTCACTCCTGACCGACCTCGCCCGCCAGAGCGCCGCCGGACTGCGCCTGCTCCTCGTCCTCACCGTCCTGCTGGGCGTCGGCTACCCCGCCGCCGTCTGGGCCGTCGCCCAGCCGATGGGCGACCGCGCGGCCGGCCAGCCGGTCCGCCTGGACGGGAAGGTCGTCGGATCGGCGCTGCTCGGACAGCAGTTCGAGGGCGAGCGGTGGTTCCACTCGCGCCCCTCCCCCAACGACCACGACACGCTGGCGTCCGCGCCGAGCAACCTCGGCCCTTCCAGCGAGGACCTCATGAGCGCCATCGCCGAGCGGCGCGCGACCGTCGCGGCGGCGGAGGGCGTCGATCCGGAGCAGGTGCCCGCCGATGCGCTCACCGCATCCGGCTCGGGACTCGACCCGCACATCAGCCCGCGCTACGCCCGGCTGCAGGCGCCGCGCGTCGCCCGCGCGAACGGCCTCGAGACCCGGGACGTCCTGGGCCTGATCGAGTCCAGCACGAGTGGGCGGCACTGGGGCTTCCTGGGCGAGCCCGGTGTCAACGTGCTGCAGCTCAACCTCGCCATCGCGCGGGAACGTCCGTGA
- the kdpA gene encoding potassium-transporting ATPase subunit KdpA → MSDTVGGLLSIALLLALLAVAYVPVGDYMARVFTGTRHSRVERRLYRIAGVDPATEQSPASYAVSVVAFSLVSIAVLMAILMGQSALPMSRDLPGMPLWMSFNTAVSFVTNTNWQSYAGESTLGFTAQMAGLAVQNFLSAAVGIAVAVALIRGFARVRDGSVGNFWVDLTRGTLRILLPIAFVGAVVLVAGGVVQSFSDSTMSTLAGHPQVLTGGPVASQEAIKELGNNGGGFFNANSAHPLENPTAFTNLIEIFLMLLLPVALTRTLGTMLGNRRQGLAVLGAMAALWSVSLAVTTWAEAGARSAAGQAAGAAMEGKETRFGEWASALFAVVTTGTSTGAVNTAHDSLTPTGGGAVLVNMMLGEVIPGGVGAGIYGILLMAILAVFVAGLMVGRTPELLGKKIGARQMTYVALYTLATPALVLVGAGIAISRGSTTDAMGNPGGHGFSEVLYAYTSAANNNGSAFGGLTVTSDFFQVTLALAMLLGRLVPIVLVLLLAGSLARQGKVPVTSGTLPTHTPLFVGMLVGVVVIMTGLTYFPALALGPIAEALA, encoded by the coding sequence GTGTCCGACACCGTCGGCGGTCTGTTGTCGATCGCCCTCCTCCTGGCCCTGCTGGCCGTCGCCTACGTGCCGGTGGGCGACTACATGGCACGGGTCTTCACCGGCACTCGCCACTCGCGCGTCGAGCGGCGGCTCTACCGGATCGCCGGGGTCGATCCCGCGACCGAGCAGAGCCCCGCGTCGTACGCCGTGAGCGTGGTCGCGTTCTCCCTGGTGAGCATCGCCGTCCTGATGGCGATCCTGATGGGGCAGTCCGCCCTGCCGATGAGCCGCGACCTGCCGGGGATGCCGCTGTGGATGTCGTTCAACACGGCCGTCTCCTTCGTCACGAACACCAACTGGCAGTCCTACGCGGGCGAGTCGACCCTGGGCTTCACCGCCCAGATGGCCGGTTTGGCCGTCCAGAACTTCCTGTCGGCGGCGGTCGGGATCGCCGTGGCGGTCGCGCTGATCCGTGGCTTCGCTCGCGTCCGCGACGGCTCGGTCGGCAACTTCTGGGTCGACCTGACCCGCGGGACGCTCCGCATCCTGCTGCCGATCGCGTTCGTCGGCGCGGTCGTGCTCGTCGCCGGTGGCGTGGTCCAGAGCTTCAGCGACTCCACGATGAGCACGCTGGCCGGCCACCCCCAGGTGCTGACCGGCGGGCCCGTCGCGAGCCAGGAGGCCATCAAGGAGCTGGGCAACAACGGCGGCGGGTTCTTCAACGCGAACTCGGCCCACCCGCTCGAGAACCCCACCGCCTTCACCAACCTCATCGAGATCTTCCTGATGCTGCTGCTGCCGGTCGCGCTGACCCGCACGCTCGGCACCATGCTCGGTAACCGCCGGCAGGGCCTGGCGGTCCTCGGCGCGATGGCCGCGCTGTGGTCGGTCTCCCTCGCCGTGACGACCTGGGCCGAGGCGGGCGCCCGGTCGGCGGCCGGCCAGGCGGCCGGCGCGGCGATGGAGGGCAAGGAGACCCGGTTCGGCGAGTGGGCCTCGGCGTTGTTCGCCGTGGTCACCACCGGCACGTCGACGGGCGCGGTCAACACGGCCCACGACTCCCTCACGCCCACCGGCGGCGGCGCCGTGCTGGTCAACATGATGCTCGGCGAGGTCATCCCCGGCGGGGTCGGCGCCGGAATCTACGGAATCCTCTTGATGGCGATCCTGGCGGTGTTCGTCGCCGGCCTCATGGTCGGCCGGACGCCCGAGCTCCTGGGCAAGAAGATCGGCGCGCGCCAGATGACGTACGTGGCGCTCTACACGCTGGCCACGCCCGCGCTCGTGCTGGTCGGCGCCGGCATCGCCATCAGCCGCGGCAGCACCACCGACGCGATGGGCAATCCGGGCGGCCACGGGTTCAGCGAAGTGCTCTACGCCTACACCTCGGCGGCCAACAACAACGGCAGCGCGTTCGGCGGGCTGACCGTGACCTCGGACTTCTTCCAGGTCACGCTGGCCCTCGCGATGCTCCTGGGACGGCTCGTCCCGATCGTTCTGGTCCTGCTGCTGGCCGGCTCCCTGGCCCGTCAGGGCAAGGTGCCGGTGACCAGCGGAACCCTTCCCACCCACACCCCCCTGTTCGTGGGGATGCTCGTCGGCGTCGTGGTCATCATGACCGGCCTGACCTACTTCCCCGCGCTCGCTCTCGGACCGATTGCGGAGGCACTCGCATGA